In Primulina eburnea isolate SZY01 chromosome 14, ASM2296580v1, whole genome shotgun sequence, the following proteins share a genomic window:
- the LOC140812429 gene encoding protein BIG GRAIN 1-like A: protein MYNNNNSREDNYKPRRHSKNKPSFSSTLLDQIYRSIDANADDFNPKKEAQNGFSRFVKTTCSTDDEDHEKFTTKRRPTLFPEDNDFLFFSSTTSTSSDSSGALSSSDTEFFGRVSCLSSQTRPKPIRTGLLENQANKCEDDTVKFKSRASKMYANFRKVKQPISPGGRLTSFLNSLFHSTNGKKGKNLDPADCSSVTSFSRSCLSKCPLDNPRNGNGRTVRFNPLSVVVDEDSRARGHKCVISDKCRRPPLPLPESKSSVRDIKHRDQGKARDALSLRGINSQRKDQSSVFTKTRREEEGIDCDEDEDGSLSDSSSDLFELDHLNLFGNERFCEELPVYETTRFDSTKRASVTRLIR from the coding sequence atgtataacaataataatagtcGGGAAGATAACTACAAGCCAAGGAGACATTCCAAGAATAAGCCATCTTTCTCCTCCACCCTTCTCGACCAAATCTACCGCTCCATCGACGCCAATGCCGACGATTTTAATCCCAAGAAAGAAGCGCAAAATGGTTTCAGCAGGTTTGTTAAGACGACCTGCAGCACAGATGATGAAGATCATGAGAAATTCACGACTAAGAGAAGGCCCACGTTGTTCCCAGAAGACAACGATTTCTTGTTCTTTTCTTCAACTACTTCGACTTCTTCCGACAGTTCTGGTGCACTTTCATCGTCCGACACAGAATTCTTCGGTAGAGTTTCATGTTTATCCAGCCAAACAAGGCCTAAACCAATTCGAACTGGCTTGCTCGAGAACCAGGCTAACAAATGCGAAGATGACACCGTCAAGTTCAAATCAAGGGCCTCGAAAATGTATGCTAATTTCAGGAAAGTGAAGCAGCCTATTTCCCCGGGAGGGCGGCTCACCAGCTTTCTCAACTCTCTTTTCCACAGCACAAATGGGAAGAAGGGTAAAAATCTTGATCCTGCAGATTGTTCATCGGTTACTTCTTTTTCAAGATCGTGTTTAAGCAAATGCCCGCTTGACAATCCGAGAAATGGGAATGGAAGAACGGTGAGATTTAATCCGTTGAGTGTGGTTGTTGATGAAGACTCACGAGCCCGTGGGCATAAATGTGTAATTTCTGATAAATGTAGAAGGCCTCCATTGCCACTACCAGAGTCAAAATCGAGCGTAAGGGATATCAAACATAGAGATCAGGGAAAAGCACGCGATGCTTTGAGTTTGAGGGGAATTAACAGTCAAAGAAAGGATCAATCTTCCGTATTTACAAAAACCCGCCGAGAAGAAGAAGGGATCGATTGCGATGAAGATGAGGACGGGTCCCTCAGCGACTCGAGTTCGGACTTATTCGAGCTCGATCATTTGAACTTGTTTGGAAACGAAAGATTTTGTGAAGAGCTCCCCGTCTATGAGACTACTCGTTTCGACTCCACAAAACGTGCTAGTGTTACTCGTTTGATTCGATAA